The Bacteroidales bacterium genome includes a region encoding these proteins:
- a CDS encoding phosphoribosylformylglycinamidine synthase subunit PurQ produces YLDQVLQLEAVACKDWLTNKVDRSVTGKIAKQQCAGPIQLPLNNVGVVTIDYLGKKGIATSIGHAPISALIDPTKGSQLSIAEALTNIVWAPIQDKLSGISLSANWMWPAKNEGENARLFEAVKAISDFAIDLGINIPTGKDSLSMTQKYDDDVVYSPGTVIISGVGEVTNVKKVIEPVLQNVANSKLFYIDLSFESKKLGGSSFSQILNKLGQESPGVRDAKKFKAAFDIMQEMIEDKLILAGHDISAGGLITALLEMNFANIKGGLSVILDQLNETDIIKLLFAENPGIIFQTDKIEEVENRLKNNGIDYAIIGEPIEERKLTIIHQNKDYSFDINTLRDTWYKSSYLLDQKQSGEGLAKDRFDNYKKQALSYTFNADFEGKLSQYGLKLKREKSTGIKAAIIREKGVNGDREMAYSLYRAGFDVKDIHMTDLIAGRENLEDVNMIVYVGGFSNSDVLGSAKGWAGAFLYNEKAKKALDNFYARPDTLSLGVCNGCQLMVELGLVYPEHEEKPKMFHNASHKFESGFINVDIYENNSVMLKTLAGNRLGIWVAHGEGKFSFPYAESKYNIPSKYGFEQYPASPNGSDFNTAAICSNDGRHLAMMPHLERAIFPWQWAHYPSDRKADEVTPWLEAFVNARKWVEEKTK; encoded by the coding sequence ATTATCTTGATCAGGTTCTTCAACTGGAAGCCGTAGCCTGTAAAGATTGGCTTACGAATAAAGTCGATCGCTCAGTAACCGGAAAGATTGCCAAGCAACAATGTGCCGGTCCTATTCAACTTCCACTGAATAATGTTGGTGTTGTTACTATTGATTATTTAGGCAAAAAAGGAATTGCAACTTCGATCGGACACGCTCCAATCTCTGCACTTATCGATCCGACAAAAGGTTCTCAATTAAGCATAGCCGAAGCACTTACCAATATTGTTTGGGCTCCTATTCAGGATAAACTTTCTGGTATTTCACTGAGTGCCAACTGGATGTGGCCAGCAAAAAACGAAGGCGAAAATGCCCGTTTGTTTGAGGCCGTGAAAGCCATTAGCGATTTTGCCATCGATTTGGGTATCAATATTCCAACCGGAAAAGATTCGCTTTCAATGACTCAAAAATACGATGATGATGTAGTTTACTCACCTGGCACAGTGATTATTTCTGGCGTTGGAGAAGTAACCAATGTGAAAAAAGTGATAGAACCTGTTTTACAAAATGTAGCCAATTCTAAACTATTTTATATCGACCTCTCTTTTGAAAGTAAAAAATTAGGTGGAAGTAGCTTCTCTCAAATATTGAATAAACTCGGACAAGAGAGCCCAGGTGTACGTGATGCTAAGAAATTCAAAGCTGCATTTGATATTATGCAGGAAATGATTGAAGATAAATTGATTCTTGCTGGTCACGATATATCAGCCGGAGGCCTAATTACTGCATTATTGGAAATGAACTTCGCAAATATAAAAGGTGGTTTATCTGTTATATTAGATCAACTGAACGAAACAGATATTATCAAACTTTTATTTGCAGAGAATCCCGGAATTATCTTCCAAACAGACAAAATAGAAGAAGTTGAAAACCGACTTAAAAATAATGGTATCGACTATGCAATTATTGGAGAACCCATTGAAGAGAGAAAATTAACCATTATTCATCAAAATAAAGATTATTCATTTGATATCAATACGCTACGCGATACGTGGTATAAATCTTCTTATCTATTAGATCAGAAGCAAAGTGGAGAAGGTTTAGCAAAAGACCGTTTTGATAATTATAAAAAACAAGCTTTAAGCTATACGTTTAATGCTGATTTTGAAGGAAAACTTAGTCAATACGGTTTAAAACTAAAAAGAGAAAAATCTACGGGTATTAAAGCAGCAATTATCCGAGAAAAAGGAGTTAACGGCGATCGGGAAATGGCCTACTCGCTGTATCGTGCAGGTTTTGACGTGAAAGATATTCATATGACCGACCTGATTGCTGGTCGTGAAAACCTGGAAGACGTAAATATGATTGTTTATGTTGGAGGATTTTCTAATTCTGACGTTTTAGGTTCCGCCAAAGGTTGGGCCGGGGCTTTCCTTTATAATGAAAAAGCGAAAAAAGCATTGGATAATTTCTATGCACGCCCCGACACTTTAAGCCTTGGGGTTTGTAACGGTTGCCAGTTAATGGTTGAACTTGGTCTGGTTTATCCCGAACACGAAGAAAAACCAAAAATGTTCCATAATGCGAGTCATAAATTTGAATCTGGATTTATTAATGTTGATATCTACGAAAATAATTCGGTGATGTTAAAAACATTGGCTGGAAACAGATTAGGTATTTGGGTTGCTCACGGTGAAGGTAAATTCAGTTTCCCATATGCTGAGAGCAAATATAATATTCCATCGAAATACGGTTTTGAGCAATACCCAGCTAGTCCAAATGGTTCTGATTTTAATACTGCAGCTATCTGTTCAAATGACGGAAGACATTTAGCAATGATGCCTCATTTGGAAAGAGCTATTTTCCCTTGGCAGTGGGCACATTATCCTTCGGATAGAAAAGCGGATGAAGTGACTCCTTGGTTGGAAGCTTTTGTGAATGCTAGAAAATGGGTTGAGGAAAAAACTAAATAA